The Triticum dicoccoides isolate Atlit2015 ecotype Zavitan chromosome 6A, WEW_v2.0, whole genome shotgun sequence genome has a window encoding:
- the LOC119318069 gene encoding WAT1-related protein At1g21890-like isoform X2 — MGMGWKAVNDAKPYLAMVLLQVGFAGMYIVAVASLKRGMSHFVLVVYRNIVATVVMAPFALYFERPVLDQNLYYMGANLTSAGFATALVNILPAVTFVLALILRMEKVRLRSLHSQAKIAGTVLTVAGAVLMVLYHGPVVQFPWAKGQHHAGSAAAAADGAAWLKGTIMTIAACVAWSCFFILQSSTLRDYPAELSLTVLICGVGSVMSTAVAVVAERANTHAWVIGFDTRLFTVVYGGIVCSGVAYYVQGIVSRQRGPVFVTAFNPLCMIVTAVMGSIILKEEITLGSVIGAVIIVVGLYFLIWGKSTDGISQVSDVSVKGAGELPLTTATNGHGSDSGKHVLGNGKGDVHVLDVETPTTNGH, encoded by the exons ATGGGCATGGGGTGGAAAGCCGTGAACGACGCCAAGCCGTACCTGGCGATGGTGCTGCTGCAGGTGGGGTTCGCCGGGATGTACATCGTCGCCGTGGCGTCCCTCAAGCGCGGTATGAGCCACTTCGTGCTCGTCGTCTACCGAAACATCGTCGCCACCGTCGTCATGGCGCCCTTCGCCCTCTACTTCGAGAG GCCTGTGCTTGACCAGAACCTCTACTACATGGGCGCGAACCTGACCTCGGCGGGGTTCGCCACGGCGCTGGTCAACATCCTCCCGGCCGTCACCTTCGTGTTGGCGCTCATCCTGCGCATGGAGAAGGTGCGGCTGCGGAGCTTGCACAGCCAGGCCAAGATCGCCGGCACGGTCCTCACGGTGGCCGGCGCCGTGCTCATGGTCCTGTACCACGGCCCCGTCGTGCAGTTCCCGTGGGCCAAGGGCCAGCACCACGCCGGCAGTGCGGCTGCCGCCGCCGACGGAGCGGCGTGGCTGAAGGGGACCATCATGACCATCGCCGCCTGCGTGGCCTGGTCGTGCTTCTTCATCCTCCAGTCCAGCACGCTCCGGGACTACCCGGCGGAGCTGTCCCTCACGGTGCTCATCTGCGGCGTGGGCTCGGTCATGAgcaccgccgtcgccgtcgtcgccgagcGCGCCAACACCCATGCTTGGGTCATCGGCTTCGACACTCGCCTCTTCACGGTCGTGTACGGCGGCATAGTGTGCTCCGGCGTGGCGTACTACGTGCAGGGCATCGTGTCGAGGCAAAGAGGCCCGGTGTTCGTCACGGCCTTCAACCCGCTCTGCATGATCGTAACCGCCGTCATGGGCTCCATAATTCTGAAAGAGGAGATCACTCTCGGAAG tGTGATTGGTGCAGTGATCATCGTGGTAGGTCTCTACTTTCTCATCTGGGGCAAGAGCACGGACGGCATCAGCCAAGTTTCCGACGTCAGTGTCAAGGGCGCCGGCGAGCTGCCCTTAACCACGGCGACCAACGGCCACGGCAGCGACAGCGGCAAGCACGTGCTTGGCAACGGCAAGGGCGACGTCCATGTCTTGGATGTTGAGACGCCGACGACCAATGGCCACTAG
- the LOC119318069 gene encoding WAT1-related protein At1g44800-like isoform X1, whose protein sequence is MGMGWKAVNDAKPYLAMVLLQVGFAGMYIVAVASLKRGMSHFVLVVYRNIVATVVMAPFALYFERGLRPKMTITIFIKIMGLALLEPVLDQNLYYMGANLTSAGFATALVNILPAVTFVLALILRMEKVRLRSLHSQAKIAGTVLTVAGAVLMVLYHGPVVQFPWAKGQHHAGSAAAAADGAAWLKGTIMTIAACVAWSCFFILQSSTLRDYPAELSLTVLICGVGSVMSTAVAVVAERANTHAWVIGFDTRLFTVVYGGIVCSGVAYYVQGIVSRQRGPVFVTAFNPLCMIVTAVMGSIILKEEITLGSVIGAVIIVVGLYFLIWGKSTDGISQVSDVSVKGAGELPLTTATNGHGSDSGKHVLGNGKGDVHVLDVETPTTNGH, encoded by the exons ATGGGCATGGGGTGGAAAGCCGTGAACGACGCCAAGCCGTACCTGGCGATGGTGCTGCTGCAGGTGGGGTTCGCCGGGATGTACATCGTCGCCGTGGCGTCCCTCAAGCGCGGTATGAGCCACTTCGTGCTCGTCGTCTACCGAAACATCGTCGCCACCGTCGTCATGGCGCCCTTCGCCCTCTACTTCGAGAG GGGACTGAGGCCAAAGATGACAATCACCATCTTCATCAAGATCATGGGGCTCGCATTACTCGA GCCTGTGCTTGACCAGAACCTCTACTACATGGGCGCGAACCTGACCTCGGCGGGGTTCGCCACGGCGCTGGTCAACATCCTCCCGGCCGTCACCTTCGTGTTGGCGCTCATCCTGCGCATGGAGAAGGTGCGGCTGCGGAGCTTGCACAGCCAGGCCAAGATCGCCGGCACGGTCCTCACGGTGGCCGGCGCCGTGCTCATGGTCCTGTACCACGGCCCCGTCGTGCAGTTCCCGTGGGCCAAGGGCCAGCACCACGCCGGCAGTGCGGCTGCCGCCGCCGACGGAGCGGCGTGGCTGAAGGGGACCATCATGACCATCGCCGCCTGCGTGGCCTGGTCGTGCTTCTTCATCCTCCAGTCCAGCACGCTCCGGGACTACCCGGCGGAGCTGTCCCTCACGGTGCTCATCTGCGGCGTGGGCTCGGTCATGAgcaccgccgtcgccgtcgtcgccgagcGCGCCAACACCCATGCTTGGGTCATCGGCTTCGACACTCGCCTCTTCACGGTCGTGTACGGCGGCATAGTGTGCTCCGGCGTGGCGTACTACGTGCAGGGCATCGTGTCGAGGCAAAGAGGCCCGGTGTTCGTCACGGCCTTCAACCCGCTCTGCATGATCGTAACCGCCGTCATGGGCTCCATAATTCTGAAAGAGGAGATCACTCTCGGAAG tGTGATTGGTGCAGTGATCATCGTGGTAGGTCTCTACTTTCTCATCTGGGGCAAGAGCACGGACGGCATCAGCCAAGTTTCCGACGTCAGTGTCAAGGGCGCCGGCGAGCTGCCCTTAACCACGGCGACCAACGGCCACGGCAGCGACAGCGGCAAGCACGTGCTTGGCAACGGCAAGGGCGACGTCCATGTCTTGGATGTTGAGACGCCGACGACCAATGGCCACTAG